A stretch of Clostridia bacterium DNA encodes these proteins:
- a CDS encoding FAD-dependent oxidoreductase produces the protein MSKKRNKKILVLGAGIVGASVAYNLSKAGYAVNIVEKESPCAGASGACNGGVSYLGKTDTALDIALQSLKLYQGLSEELQRKVEIDQTRDVILLGRDEEDERLLEILVEAALDKGLAASIKKKSELKAYLPMVKDTVRLAAVAPGGLQGIVSPFSVTYAYLDAAKALGATYTKAEVLELHVMAGDLKGVVTTEGILEADAVVNCLGYAADQIWKKQNINLGLVPVKGVVLVTEPYPKLFPGNLLNADFMKKNPPEISLAVEQTLDGNLLIGACKLREDSTTEVSADLPGRIVQNAMSYVNGLEELSIIRSFSGIRPQRDEGAYIDGTSMQGVYAAVGFGGAGITLAPYAGVRITEIIKEEL, from the coding sequence ATGAGTAAGAAGAGGAACAAAAAAATATTGGTATTGGGCGCGGGCATCGTAGGTGCATCGGTCGCCTACAATCTGAGTAAGGCTGGATACGCGGTGAACATCGTGGAGAAAGAGAGTCCCTGTGCTGGTGCTAGTGGGGCTTGCAACGGAGGCGTCAGTTATTTGGGCAAGACGGATACAGCCTTGGATATAGCCTTGCAGAGTTTGAAGTTGTATCAAGGCCTTTCAGAAGAATTGCAAAGAAAGGTAGAAATTGACCAAACCCGGGATGTAATTTTATTAGGAAGAGATGAAGAAGATGAAAGACTGCTAGAAATCTTGGTAGAGGCTGCCCTGGACAAGGGGCTTGCAGCGAGCATCAAAAAGAAAAGTGAGTTGAAAGCCTACCTGCCAATGGTTAAAGATACTGTGCGTCTGGCTGCGGTTGCGCCTGGCGGTCTCCAAGGTATTGTGAGTCCATTTTCTGTCACCTATGCTTATCTCGATGCGGCGAAGGCTCTGGGAGCAACCTACACCAAGGCAGAAGTCTTGGAACTTCATGTAATGGCTGGAGATTTAAAAGGGGTGGTAACCACCGAGGGTATTTTAGAAGCAGATGCCGTGGTGAACTGTTTGGGTTATGCGGCAGACCAGATTTGGAAAAAACAAAATATTAATCTAGGACTGGTACCGGTTAAGGGGGTTGTGCTGGTCACAGAACCATACCCCAAGCTTTTTCCAGGCAATCTTTTAAATGCAGATTTTATGAAAAAGAATCCACCGGAGATTTCACTCGCCGTGGAACAGACCTTGGATGGCAATCTCTTGATTGGTGCTTGTAAGCTGCGAGAAGATAGCACGACGGAGGTTTCGGCAGATCTACCGGGAAGAATTGTACAAAATGCCATGAGCTACGTGAACGGCCTAGAAGAGCTTTCCATCATACGGTCTTTTTCTGGCATCCGGCCACAACGAGATGAGGGAGCGTATATAGATGGTACTAGTATGCAAGGTGTGTATGCAGCAGTAGGATTCGGAGGAGCAGGGATTACACTGGCACCCTATGCTGGTGTTCGAATAACAGAAATCATCAAGGAGGAACTATGA
- a CDS encoding amidophosphoribosyltransferase, translated as MTLYLEDKPNDECGVFGIYGKGVDVAKYTYYGLYGLQHRGQESAGIAVSNGEKIELYKNLGLVSEVFDERILSSLKGHISVGHVRYSTTGSNSVINAQPLMFKYLQGSVAIAHNGNLTNAQKMRNSLAHNGSVFQSSSDTEIFINLIAQYGQDTIEDALMKCMIDIKGAYSLVIMTESKLIGVRDPHGVRPLCIGKRGDAYILSSESCALDCIGADFIRDVEPGEIVIIDDDGIRSSKPMTERKRALCVFELVYVARPDSIIDGISVNKARREMGKQLFREFPIEADCVVPVPDSGIAAAIGYSEESGIPYKFGLMKNRYIGRTFIQPTQELRDIAVSLKLNPIREDLEGQKVVLVDDSIVRGTTSRKIVKMLRKAGVKEIHLMVSSPEIVFPCYYGIDTSDKSELIAANMKLEEIRKSIGVESLHFISLDGMLSACERDPGDFCAACFNGKYPVEVTDQNICKDELEGGKV; from the coding sequence ATGACCCTGTACCTAGAGGATAAACCCAATGATGAATGCGGAGTATTCGGTATTTATGGCAAGGGCGTAGATGTAGCAAAATACACCTACTACGGACTATATGGTCTGCAGCATAGAGGACAAGAGAGTGCCGGCATCGCCGTTTCGAATGGGGAAAAGATAGAACTGTACAAAAACTTAGGATTGGTAAGTGAAGTCTTTGATGAGCGCATTCTTAGCAGTCTCAAGGGACATATTTCGGTAGGACACGTGCGTTATTCTACGACTGGGTCCAATTCAGTAATCAATGCCCAGCCCTTGATGTTTAAATATTTGCAGGGAAGCGTGGCCATTGCGCACAATGGAAATTTGACCAATGCCCAGAAGATGAGAAATTCACTGGCCCATAATGGCTCTGTATTCCAGAGCTCAAGCGATACGGAAATCTTTATCAATCTGATTGCCCAATACGGCCAGGATACCATTGAAGATGCTCTGATGAAGTGCATGATCGATATTAAGGGAGCGTATTCGCTGGTAATTATGACGGAGAGCAAACTGATTGGTGTGCGGGATCCTCATGGAGTGAGACCACTTTGTATCGGTAAGAGGGGCGATGCCTATATCTTATCGTCTGAAAGCTGTGCCCTGGATTGTATCGGTGCAGATTTTATCCGGGATGTGGAACCGGGCGAAATTGTGATTATCGACGATGATGGCATTCGTTCTTCTAAACCCATGACGGAGCGCAAAAGAGCACTCTGCGTGTTTGAATTAGTCTATGTGGCGAGACCAGATAGCATTATTGATGGGATTTCGGTCAATAAGGCTAGAAGAGAAATGGGCAAACAGCTCTTTAGGGAGTTTCCCATTGAGGCAGATTGTGTGGTCCCTGTGCCAGATTCAGGCATTGCCGCAGCCATTGGCTACTCCGAAGAATCCGGTATACCCTATAAGTTTGGTCTTATGAAGAACCGCTATATTGGACGGACCTTTATTCAACCCACCCAGGAACTTAGGGATATTGCGGTTTCTTTGAAACTAAATCCCATCCGGGAGGATTTGGAAGGACAAAAGGTAGTGTTGGTCGATGATTCCATCGTGCGTGGCACTACTTCTAGAAAGATTGTTAAGATGCTTAGAAAAGCAGGTGTGAAGGAAATACATCTGATGGTTTCTTCGCCGGAAATTGTTTTCCCTTGTTACTATGGTATCGACACTTCGGACAAAAGTGAACTGATTGCAGCCAATATGAAGTTGGAAGAAATCAGAAAATCCATTGGCGTAGAATCGCTGCATTTTATTTCACTGGATGGCATGCTGTCAGCCTGTGAACGAGATCCAGGAGATTTCTGTGCGGCTTGTTTCAATGGAAAGTATCCCGTAGAAGTGACCGACCAAAATATCTGCAAAGATGAACTAGAGGGAGGCAAGGTATGA
- the purE gene encoding 5-(carboxyamino)imidazole ribonucleotide mutase, producing the protein MARVGIVMGSDSDLRIVKKAADILETFGIEYEAIIASAHRVPAKVEEYAQKAESRGIEVIIAAAGMAAHLPGVIAAQTVIPVIGLPIEGGALSGVDALYSIVQMPKGIPVATVGIGNGQNAALLALQFLAAKDMEVRNQLKEYKEQMKLEVNKKDERLQKFGIEGYLKTK; encoded by the coding sequence ATGGCACGAGTAGGTATAGTAATGGGCAGCGATTCCGATTTGAGAATCGTGAAGAAAGCTGCTGATATATTGGAAACGTTCGGTATCGAATACGAGGCAATTATTGCTTCAGCGCACCGAGTACCGGCAAAGGTAGAGGAATATGCTCAGAAAGCGGAGTCCCGTGGTATAGAAGTGATCATTGCGGCCGCTGGCATGGCGGCTCACCTGCCGGGCGTTATTGCGGCGCAGACGGTCATACCTGTAATCGGGTTACCCATTGAGGGAGGAGCCCTTTCTGGTGTGGATGCGCTCTACAGTATTGTCCAAATGCCCAAAGGTATTCCGGTGGCTACAGTAGGCATTGGAAACGGACAGAACGCAGCCTTACTGGCACTGCAGTTCTTAGCGGCAAAAGATATGGAAGTGAGAAACCAACTGAAAGAATACAAGGAACAGATGAAGTTGGAAGTCAATAAGAAAGACGAACGTTTGCAAAAGTTTGGTATTGAGGGTTATCTTAAAACCAAATAG
- a CDS encoding phosphoribosylglycinamide formyltransferase codes for MKIAVLASGRGSNLESLLQAETENRLGGAEIGLVFSDQPLALALERGRAHGKKTACLSPKDFDSKQAYEKALVLLLNKEKIDLVVLAGYMRITGEGLLSAYGGRMINIHPSLLPSFPGLDAQAQAVSHGVKISGCTVHLVDAGMDTGPIIAQRAVPVYAEDTEAELSARILLEEHKLLPQVVSWIARGKVLLAKEAVRFVDEKSL; via the coding sequence ATGAAAATAGCTGTACTCGCTTCTGGACGAGGTTCAAATTTGGAATCTCTTCTTCAAGCAGAAACGGAAAACCGGCTAGGTGGAGCAGAAATAGGCTTGGTCTTTTCCGACCAGCCCTTGGCTCTAGCCCTAGAAAGAGGTAGGGCCCACGGTAAGAAGACAGCTTGCTTGTCTCCAAAGGACTTTGACAGCAAACAGGCCTATGAAAAGGCCCTGGTCTTGTTGCTAAACAAAGAGAAGATTGACTTAGTCGTACTCGCAGGGTATATGCGGATAACAGGAGAGGGATTGTTGAGTGCCTATGGCGGGCGCATGATTAACATTCATCCGTCATTGCTGCCTAGTTTCCCGGGGCTCGACGCGCAAGCCCAGGCCGTTTCCCATGGTGTCAAAATTTCTGGCTGCACGGTCCACCTGGTGGATGCAGGTATGGATACGGGACCCATCATTGCGCAAAGAGCCGTACCAGTCTATGCCGAGGATACGGAAGCGGAACTTAGTGCTCGGATTCTATTGGAGGAGCATAAGCTTTTGCCTCAGGTTGTATCTTGGATTGCAAGGGGCAAGGTCTTGTTAGCGAAAGAGGCGGTTCGCTTTGTGGACGAAAAGTCCCTGTAA
- the purH gene encoding bifunctional phosphoribosylaminoimidazolecarboxamide formyltransferase/IMP cyclohydrolase, producing MKRRALLSVSDKEGIVTLAKELVALGYEVLSTGGTYREIEKNGIAVTKVSDVTQFPEIMDGRVKTLHPAIHGGILARREKGHMAEAEKHGIGLIDIVAVNLYPFESTIARADCTYDLAIENIDIGGPTMVRSAAKNHQYVNILVNPAQYGPLIDALKKDGETSLEFRKQLALEAFSHTAQYDALISGYLSRMAGLDMPEHYFLVGQKIADLRYGENPHQKAAFYAEKKAGLANAKQYGGKELSFNNLMDLEAAVNMVQEFTKPACMIIKHMNPCGAALGENLLEAYNKAYACDPVSAFGSIVSFNGKLEKDTAEQVVKTFVEAVVAPAYSEEAIDILKTKKNLRIMEMDMSILDKEVDVKKVAGGFLVQEKDRELLKDDIEWVTEKQADEVVEDDLLFAWKMVKHIKSNAIVLVKNLATIGIGPGQTNRVGAAKIALEQACEAAEGSVLASDAFFPFRDTVDTAADYGVVAVIQPGGSIRDEESIVACNERGLAMAFTGMRHFKH from the coding sequence ATGAAAAGAAGAGCGCTGCTTAGTGTGTCGGACAAAGAAGGTATCGTAACACTTGCAAAAGAATTGGTTGCACTCGGATATGAAGTGCTTTCGACAGGTGGTACCTACCGTGAAATAGAGAAGAATGGGATTGCTGTGACGAAGGTGAGTGATGTAACGCAGTTCCCTGAAATCATGGACGGACGTGTAAAGACCTTGCACCCTGCCATCCATGGGGGCATCCTAGCTAGGCGGGAAAAAGGACATATGGCGGAGGCTGAAAAGCATGGCATAGGACTGATCGATATCGTGGCGGTAAACCTCTATCCGTTTGAAAGCACCATTGCCCGCGCGGATTGCACCTATGACCTGGCAATTGAAAACATTGATATTGGCGGGCCGACCATGGTGCGTTCTGCAGCCAAAAACCATCAATATGTGAATATCTTAGTTAATCCGGCCCAGTATGGACCCCTAATTGATGCACTGAAAAAAGATGGTGAGACTAGCTTGGAATTCAGAAAGCAACTAGCCCTAGAAGCTTTTTCCCATACGGCCCAGTATGATGCACTCATTTCTGGCTACCTTAGTCGTATGGCTGGTTTGGATATGCCAGAGCATTATTTTCTGGTTGGCCAAAAGATTGCTGACCTTCGCTATGGTGAAAATCCACATCAAAAGGCTGCCTTCTATGCTGAAAAGAAAGCCGGCCTAGCTAATGCCAAGCAGTATGGTGGTAAGGAGCTATCCTTCAATAACTTGATGGATTTAGAGGCCGCTGTAAATATGGTGCAGGAATTTACAAAACCAGCCTGCATGATTATTAAACACATGAATCCTTGTGGTGCCGCCTTGGGGGAGAATTTGCTGGAGGCCTATAACAAGGCTTATGCCTGTGATCCAGTATCTGCTTTCGGCAGTATCGTTAGTTTCAATGGAAAGCTTGAAAAGGATACGGCGGAGCAAGTGGTCAAGACCTTTGTGGAAGCAGTCGTGGCTCCGGCCTACAGTGAAGAAGCAATTGATATATTAAAAACCAAGAAGAATTTGCGGATCATGGAAATGGATATGAGCATTCTAGACAAGGAAGTGGACGTGAAGAAGGTTGCCGGTGGATTTTTGGTACAAGAAAAAGACCGGGAATTATTGAAAGACGATATAGAATGGGTGACTGAAAAACAAGCAGATGAAGTTGTGGAAGATGATCTCTTGTTTGCTTGGAAAATGGTCAAGCACATTAAGAGCAATGCCATCGTATTGGTTAAGAACCTAGCGACCATAGGAATTGGACCAGGACAGACCAACCGAGTTGGTGCTGCTAAGATTGCGCTTGAACAAGCTTGTGAAGCAGCGGAAGGCAGTGTACTAGCCTCCGATGCCTTTTTCCCCTTCCGGGATACCGTGGATACCGCAGCCGATTATGGTGTGGTAGCGGTGATTCAACCGGGTGGTTCCATTCGCGATGAGGAGTCTATCGTTGCCTGTAATGAGCGTGGCCTGGCCATGGCCTTCACGGGTATGAGACACTTCAAACATTAG
- a CDS encoding GntR family transcriptional regulator, translated as MRITGKSRYIETKEVLLDLIGRSDYPGNKLPSEDVLSKMLGISVATVREALRQLNREGYITKKHGSGNYVHQSAIDLSMRIDVNTSFFELLKEKYPDVYSQQTPFRVAMCSPQEAKMLALDQVEECLFYDRFYYVNGKKLAIFATNAIPASSFTGDVADLQESDNTLSIMDFIWDHCLDEMVQTVVYMEPVNATEKIAKLMDIEAGRATVQWKEVFYNVYDRPVGLSHARFNPDLVDMTLLIKW; from the coding sequence ATGAGAATTACAGGTAAAAGCAGATACATTGAGACCAAGGAAGTCTTGCTGGATCTGATTGGAAGAAGTGATTATCCAGGAAATAAGCTTCCTTCTGAGGATGTGCTCTCTAAGATGCTAGGGATTAGTGTGGCAACGGTACGAGAAGCTCTCAGACAATTGAACCGGGAAGGATATATTACCAAAAAACACGGAAGTGGAAACTATGTGCATCAAAGTGCAATCGATTTATCCATGCGGATTGATGTAAATACGAGTTTTTTTGAGCTTTTGAAGGAAAAATATCCAGATGTATATTCGCAGCAAACTCCCTTTCGGGTGGCGATGTGTAGCCCGCAGGAGGCCAAGATGCTTGCGCTGGATCAAGTGGAAGAGTGCTTGTTCTATGACCGTTTTTACTATGTTAATGGTAAGAAATTGGCCATATTTGCTACCAATGCCATACCAGCAAGCTCTTTTACTGGCGATGTAGCGGACTTGCAGGAGTCGGATAACACCTTGTCCATTATGGATTTTATTTGGGATCACTGTTTGGACGAAATGGTTCAGACCGTGGTATATATGGAACCTGTAAATGCAACAGAAAAGATTGCCAAGCTGATGGACATCGAAGCAGGCCGGGCTACGGTGCAATGGAAAGAAGTATTCTACAACGTATACGATAGACCGGTTGGTTTGTCTCATGCCAGGTTTAATCCAGATTTAGTAGATATGACTTTGCTGATTAAGTGGTAA
- a CDS encoding phosphoribosylaminoimidazolesuccinocarboxamide synthase, whose amino-acid sequence MQKMEQLYEGKAKKVFRTDDEKVYWIVYKDDATAFDGKKRGTIKGKSFYNNQISAIMFKYLEQHGLETHMVELLDDVEMLVKAVDIIPVEVIARNIAAGSLAKRLGLPEGTVLAKPILEFCYKSDELGDPMINEYHIDAMGYATKEEMAAIKEQAWKINELMVDYFKKLDITLVDFKLEFGRYEGRVILADEISPDTCRFWDSKTEEKLDKDRFRRDLGKVEEAYHEVYTRVKG is encoded by the coding sequence ATGCAAAAAATGGAGCAACTGTACGAAGGAAAAGCGAAAAAGGTATTTCGTACAGACGATGAAAAGGTATATTGGATTGTTTACAAGGATGATGCTACTGCTTTCGATGGTAAAAAAAGAGGCACCATCAAGGGCAAGAGTTTTTACAATAACCAGATTTCTGCCATTATGTTTAAGTATCTTGAGCAACACGGCCTCGAGACCCATATGGTTGAACTGCTAGATGATGTGGAGATGCTGGTAAAGGCTGTAGATATTATTCCCGTGGAAGTCATTGCGAGAAATATCGCGGCTGGTTCTTTGGCCAAACGGTTGGGCCTGCCGGAAGGCACCGTGCTTGCCAAACCTATACTGGAGTTTTGCTATAAGTCGGATGAACTGGGCGACCCTATGATCAATGAGTATCATATTGATGCCATGGGCTATGCAACCAAAGAAGAGATGGCTGCCATTAAGGAACAAGCTTGGAAGATTAATGAACTGATGGTGGACTACTTTAAAAAGTTGGATATTACGTTGGTGGATTTCAAGTTGGAGTTTGGTCGTTATGAAGGCCGGGTAATCTTAGCGGACGAAATTTCTCCTGATACTTGCCGTTTCTGGGATAGCAAGACGGAAGAAAAGCTGGACAAGGACCGTTTTCGCCGTGATTTAGGAAAAGTGGAAGAAGCCTACCACGAAGTATACACACGGGTGAAAGGATAG
- a CDS encoding phosphoribosylformylglycinamidine cyclo-ligase gives MKKLTYAEAGVDIDAGAETVEKIKGHVKSTLRPECMGDLGGFGGAFALDKDKYEEPVLISGTDGVGTKLKLAFLMDKHDTIGIDAVAMCVNDILVQGAEPLFFLDYLAVGKLNPDQAERVVAGIAEGCRQAGCALIGGETAEMPGFYPAGEYDVAGFSVGVVDRKNLITGDDIEAGDVILGLPSTGLHSNGFSLARKALLGDEEEHQKEALSLYEESLGSTLGEAMLRPTRIYVKPILKLMQKVRVKGLAHITGGGLTDNVPRILPNSLDALIARDVYPVPEIFNLIAERGNVDRDEMYRAFNMGIGMVLVVSSEDADQTVALLEKAGEKVYTLGSIAAGEGRVVYR, from the coding sequence ATGAAAAAACTGACGTATGCTGAGGCGGGCGTAGATATTGACGCTGGTGCCGAGACGGTAGAAAAGATTAAGGGACACGTTAAATCCACCTTGCGCCCAGAATGTATGGGCGACTTGGGTGGCTTTGGTGGTGCCTTTGCACTAGATAAAGATAAGTATGAAGAACCGGTGCTCATCTCTGGAACCGATGGAGTTGGAACCAAGTTGAAACTGGCCTTTTTGATGGATAAGCATGATACGATTGGTATTGATGCAGTAGCCATGTGTGTAAATGACATCCTGGTACAGGGAGCAGAACCTCTGTTTTTCTTGGACTACTTAGCTGTGGGCAAATTGAATCCGGACCAAGCGGAACGTGTGGTTGCTGGTATCGCAGAAGGTTGTCGCCAAGCCGGTTGTGCCTTGATTGGCGGAGAAACGGCAGAGATGCCTGGTTTCTATCCAGCGGGGGAATATGATGTGGCTGGCTTTAGTGTTGGCGTGGTAGATAGGAAAAACCTGATTACGGGTGACGATATCGAAGCGGGAGATGTGATCTTGGGTCTTCCGTCAACAGGACTCCACTCGAATGGATTTTCTCTAGCGAGAAAGGCCCTGCTAGGAGACGAGGAAGAGCACCAAAAAGAAGCGCTCTCTCTTTATGAGGAGTCTCTTGGTTCTACTTTGGGAGAAGCAATGTTGCGTCCCACTCGCATTTATGTGAAACCGATTCTAAAGTTGATGCAGAAGGTAAGGGTGAAAGGTCTAGCCCATATTACGGGTGGTGGCCTAACCGACAACGTTCCCCGCATTCTTCCCAACAGTTTGGATGCCTTGATTGCGCGCGACGTATATCCAGTCCCTGAGATATTCAATCTAATAGCCGAGCGTGGCAACGTGGACAGAGATGAGATGTACCGGGCCTTCAATATGGGTATCGGGATGGTTTTGGTGGTATCTTCTGAAGATGCTGACCAAACGGTCGCCTTGCTTGAAAAGGCGGGAGAAAAAGTATATACCTTGGGTAGCATCGCTGCTGGAGAAGGACGTGTGGTCTACCGATGA
- a CDS encoding adenylosuccinate lyase codes for MIERYTLKGMGDIWTDEARFRNWLKIEVLACEAQCKLGLVPEEDLKNIQEKADFDVDRIGEIEDVVKHDVIAFLTAVGEKVGPSSKYIHLGMTSSDILDTGLSMQLVKASDILMQKLEKLRKVLAQKAIQYKYTIEAGRSHGVHAEPITFGLKMALWTMEVDRAIERLEQARKTIAVGQISGAVGTMANVDPSVEEYVCKNLGLEPALISTQVIQRDRHAQYMTTLAVIASSLDKFATELRALQKTETLEVEEMFSKGQKGSSAMPHKKNPITGERIAGLARVIRGNALAAMENVALWHERDITHSSVERIILPDSTILLDYMLEKTIGLIDNLVVHEDNMKKNLDITLGLMFSQKLMLALVAQGMMREDAYAWIQKNAMETWDTKTQLKELILQDMDIMEKLSVEKIDEIFDFDAYLVNIDYLFKRAGLE; via the coding sequence ATGATAGAACGGTATACGCTAAAAGGGATGGGCGACATTTGGACAGATGAAGCTCGTTTTCGGAATTGGTTGAAAATAGAAGTACTGGCGTGTGAGGCTCAGTGCAAGCTGGGTTTGGTGCCAGAAGAGGACCTGAAAAATATTCAGGAGAAGGCGGATTTTGACGTAGACCGCATCGGTGAGATTGAAGACGTGGTTAAGCATGACGTGATTGCCTTTCTGACTGCTGTAGGTGAAAAAGTAGGACCTTCTTCCAAGTATATTCATTTGGGTATGACTTCATCGGATATTTTGGACACAGGCTTATCCATGCAATTGGTCAAAGCCAGCGATATTCTCATGCAGAAGCTAGAAAAATTACGCAAAGTTTTGGCCCAAAAAGCCATTCAATACAAGTACACCATTGAGGCCGGAAGATCGCACGGTGTGCATGCCGAACCGATTACGTTTGGTTTAAAGATGGCCCTTTGGACCATGGAAGTAGACCGGGCGATTGAAAGATTGGAGCAGGCTAGAAAGACCATTGCTGTGGGACAGATTTCTGGTGCGGTGGGAACCATGGCCAATGTTGACCCCAGTGTGGAAGAATACGTATGCAAGAATTTGGGCCTAGAACCAGCCCTTATTTCTACACAAGTAATCCAGCGTGACCGTCATGCTCAGTATATGACGACCTTGGCTGTGATTGCCTCATCATTAGATAAGTTTGCAACGGAACTTCGTGCCTTACAAAAAACGGAGACCTTGGAAGTTGAAGAAATGTTTAGCAAAGGTCAAAAAGGTTCTTCGGCTATGCCTCACAAAAAGAACCCTATCACGGGAGAGCGGATTGCTGGACTCGCTAGGGTTATTCGTGGCAATGCGCTAGCAGCGATGGAAAATGTGGCCCTATGGCATGAAAGAGACATTACACATTCTTCTGTTGAACGGATTATCTTACCTGACTCCACCATTTTGTTGGACTACATGTTGGAAAAGACGATTGGGCTGATCGATAACTTGGTAGTTCACGAAGACAATATGAAGAAGAACCTAGATATTACTTTGGGCCTGATGTTTTCACAAAAATTGATGTTGGCGTTGGTGGCACAAGGCATGATGCGGGAAGACGCCTATGCTTGGATCCAAAAAAATGCCATGGAGACCTGGGATACCAAGACACAGTTAAAAGAATTAATCCTGCAGGATATGGACATCATGGAAAAACTATCTGTTGAAAAGATTGATGAAATCTTTGACTTTGATGCCTATTTGGTAAATATTGATTATCTGTTTAAACGGGCTGGATTGGAATAG
- the purD gene encoding phosphoribosylamine--glycine ligase has translation MKILVIGSGAREHALVWKLNSSKQVEEVFCAPGNAGIAREASCVDIGVEDIDGLLSFAKEQEIDLTVVGPEAPLMLGITEKFQGEGLKIFAPSSAAAAIEGSKDLAKGLMLRANVPTADYETFEELDRALAYVKKKNRPFVVKADGLAAGKGVVVAQSVEETLDAITDMLEGGRFGGAGAKVVVEEVLQGPEVSVLCFTDGKSVRPMVWAQDHKRALNGDKGPNTGGMGAFSPPKEFTEEFQQQILETVLEPIVKQMAAEGRTYVGVLYAGLMLTPMGPKVLEFNARFGDPETQVVLMRLESDLVEIMLSCIEGTLHTKEILWSKKKTCGVVLASGGYPGAYKKGLPIAGLEDNPATLDEKDVLVFHAGTKQEGDQVVTAGGRVLTVCAQGDALSVAVDKAYAALEEISFEGMAYRTDIAQKSLA, from the coding sequence ATGAAGATACTGGTAATAGGAAGTGGCGCTAGGGAACATGCCCTAGTGTGGAAACTGAATAGTTCTAAGCAGGTGGAAGAAGTATTTTGTGCACCGGGCAATGCCGGCATCGCCCGCGAAGCGAGTTGCGTAGATATTGGGGTAGAAGATATTGATGGACTGCTTTCCTTTGCGAAGGAGCAGGAAATTGACCTTACGGTGGTTGGACCGGAAGCACCTTTGATGTTGGGGATTACGGAGAAGTTTCAAGGAGAAGGTCTGAAAATATTTGCACCTTCAAGTGCTGCTGCTGCCATTGAAGGCAGTAAGGATCTAGCAAAGGGCTTGATGCTGCGTGCCAATGTCCCGACTGCTGACTATGAGACGTTTGAAGAACTAGACCGTGCGCTTGCCTACGTTAAGAAAAAAAATCGACCCTTTGTGGTTAAGGCGGACGGGCTGGCTGCAGGAAAAGGTGTAGTAGTAGCACAAAGCGTTGAAGAAACCTTAGATGCCATTACAGATATGCTCGAGGGCGGACGTTTCGGTGGTGCTGGTGCCAAAGTAGTCGTTGAAGAAGTCCTGCAGGGGCCTGAAGTCAGTGTTCTTTGTTTTACGGATGGTAAGAGTGTCCGTCCCATGGTTTGGGCACAAGACCATAAACGGGCCCTAAACGGGGATAAAGGTCCCAACACAGGCGGCATGGGTGCTTTTTCACCTCCTAAGGAATTTACGGAAGAATTCCAACAGCAAATTTTGGAAACCGTGTTGGAGCCCATCGTGAAGCAGATGGCTGCAGAAGGACGTACCTATGTGGGCGTTTTGTATGCCGGTCTAATGTTGACACCTATGGGCCCCAAGGTACTAGAGTTTAATGCACGCTTCGGAGATCCTGAGACGCAGGTCGTATTGATGCGTCTTGAATCGGACCTAGTGGAGATTATGCTTTCTTGTATTGAAGGTACCTTGCACACGAAAGAAATTCTTTGGAGCAAAAAGAAAACCTGTGGCGTGGTATTGGCATCCGGTGGTTATCCAGGAGCCTATAAGAAGGGCCTTCCGATTGCAGGCTTAGAAGACAATCCGGCTACCCTAGATGAAAAGGATGTGCTGGTCTTCCATGCAGGAACCAAACAGGAGGGTGATCAGGTGGTAACGGCTGGCGGTCGCGTACTTACGGTCTGTGCCCAGGGTGATGCGCTTTCTGTGGCGGTAGACAAGGCATATGCTGCCCTGGAGGAGATTTCCTTTGAGGGTATGGCCTACCGGACGGATATTGCACAAAAGAGTTTAGCATAA